Proteins encoded within one genomic window of Dyadobacter chenhuakuii:
- a CDS encoding MBL fold metallo-hydrolase RNA specificity domain-containing protein — MNIQFFGAARTVTGSKHLITTEKGTKILLDCGLFQGIQTDELNEKFGFKSSEVDYLILSHAHIDHSGLIPRLVKQGFSGPIYCTAATVDLCRVMLLDSAHIQEKDLERINRRREKQGRPLLDELYNTEDAVHALSLFKSVQYGQTFYLGEDKEVAVVLTDAAHLLGSAAVHMTIPDAGTHKQVTFTGDIGRPEDRILRKPDVFPQADFIICESTYGDRLHEKQTDMQGHLLEIVHETCVVRKGKLIIPAFAIDRTQELIYALDQLSSSGKLPQIPVYIDSPLAIRATKIMKEHDECFNPEILAYIEKDGDAFAFPYLKYISDVNESIALNDRDEPCIIISASGMAEAGRIKHHIKNNIGDTRSTILLVGYASGNTLAGALKRGDKQVNIFGEQFEVKCQVKSMESFSGHGDYNEMLDFLSCQTPERVKKVFLVHGEYETQIAFKLKLQAAGFKDILIPAQFENIKL, encoded by the coding sequence ATGAACATACAATTTTTCGGAGCCGCAAGAACCGTAACTGGTAGCAAACACCTGATCACTACTGAAAAAGGGACTAAAATATTACTGGATTGCGGGCTGTTTCAGGGCATCCAGACCGACGAGCTGAATGAGAAATTCGGCTTCAAGTCATCCGAGGTGGATTACCTGATTTTATCTCACGCTCACATTGATCACTCCGGATTGATTCCACGGCTGGTTAAGCAAGGTTTTTCCGGCCCTATTTATTGTACAGCTGCCACGGTAGACCTTTGCAGGGTTATGCTGTTGGATAGCGCGCATATTCAGGAAAAAGATTTGGAGCGGATTAATCGGCGAAGGGAAAAACAAGGCCGCCCGTTGCTGGATGAGCTTTATAACACCGAAGATGCCGTTCATGCACTAAGCTTGTTTAAAAGTGTGCAATATGGCCAGACATTCTATCTGGGAGAAGATAAAGAAGTTGCAGTTGTATTAACGGATGCCGCACATTTGCTGGGCAGCGCCGCGGTTCATATGACCATTCCCGACGCAGGTACACATAAGCAGGTAACCTTCACCGGTGATATTGGACGTCCAGAAGACAGAATTCTCCGTAAACCCGACGTTTTCCCGCAAGCAGATTTTATTATATGCGAATCAACCTACGGCGACCGCCTACACGAGAAGCAGACAGACATGCAGGGCCATCTTTTAGAGATCGTTCATGAGACTTGCGTCGTAAGGAAAGGCAAACTGATCATTCCCGCATTCGCCATAGACCGCACCCAGGAGCTAATATATGCATTAGACCAACTATCGAGCTCAGGAAAATTACCGCAGATCCCGGTCTACATCGACAGTCCCCTGGCAATCCGTGCCACTAAGATTATGAAGGAGCACGACGAATGCTTCAATCCGGAAATTCTGGCTTACATTGAAAAAGACGGCGATGCATTTGCTTTCCCTTATCTGAAATACATTTCTGACGTCAATGAGTCCATTGCGCTAAACGACAGGGACGAACCGTGCATCATCATTTCAGCATCAGGAATGGCCGAAGCAGGGCGGATTAAGCATCATATCAAAAACAACATCGGGGATACCCGGTCAACCATTCTATTGGTTGGCTACGCATCTGGCAATACACTCGCAGGAGCGCTGAAAAGAGGCGACAAGCAGGTGAATATATTTGGTGAGCAATTTGAGGTTAAATGCCAGGTAAAATCCATGGAGTCCTTTTCAGGGCATGGCGATTACAATGAAATGCTTGACTTCCTTTCTTGCCAAACACCCGAGCGGGTTAAGAAAGTGTTTCTGGTTCACGGGGAATATGAAACCCAAATTGCTTTCAAGTTGAAGCTGCAAGCGGCAGGATTTAAAGATATTTTGATTCCAGCTCAGTTCGAGAATATCAAACTATAA
- the hpt gene encoding hypoxanthine phosphoribosyltransferase — translation MINILDKKFVPLITTEAIETRITALAKEISTDYKGRCPLFIVVLNGAFLFASELVKRIPLSCEITFIRLASYSQTQSSGSVREIIGLNDSIEGRDIIIIEDIVDTGLTMAQLLRQINELSPASVAIATLLHKPEALKTPVDIRYTGFNIDNKFVVGYGLDYDGMGRNLDAIYVLA, via the coding sequence ATGATCAATATTCTTGATAAAAAATTCGTCCCTCTTATTACCACGGAAGCTATCGAAACACGCATTACTGCGCTTGCAAAAGAGATCTCTACGGATTACAAAGGCCGCTGCCCGCTTTTTATTGTTGTACTGAATGGCGCTTTCCTTTTTGCAAGTGAATTGGTTAAAAGAATTCCCCTATCCTGTGAAATTACATTTATTAGGCTGGCCTCTTACTCACAAACGCAATCCAGCGGCTCTGTGCGGGAAATTATAGGTCTAAATGACAGTATTGAGGGCCGGGACATTATCATTATTGAGGACATTGTAGACACGGGATTGACAATGGCGCAATTGCTGCGGCAGATCAATGAACTTTCGCCTGCGTCCGTCGCCATTGCTACATTACTGCATAAACCCGAAGCACTGAAAACACCTGTCGACATCCGTTATACGGGTTTTAACATTGATAATAAATTTGTGGTGGGTTATGGGCTCGATTATGACGGCATGGGCCGCAATCTGGATGCTATTTACGTTTTAGCCTGA
- a CDS encoding tetratricopeptide repeat protein, which produces MKSLVKHIATYCFLTAFSIQFASAQLYSSAELDKNYDMILKNPSVQIESTEAINMLYNYKFAEADTEFRWLKYRYPKHPMPHFLMGLAEWWKIVPNTENESHDKAFLAQMDSTINLAEVLYDKEKNKVEPAFFLAAAYAFKGRLYAERESWTKAAFAGKKSLKYFEQCKGNGDLTPELLFGDGLYNYYAEWVPKEYPILKPIMSLFPKGNKKLGEQQLEKVGNNAFYTRVEARYFLLQIYSMENEYSKAYEMAKYMWQTYPNNPYFERYFCRTAFVTGKMAEAEKAAQNIIDKISSGMPGYEGVSGRNAAYVLAYYNMTYHKNYDAASKYYQKAIDYSTQTNSMNAGYYVSSLIGLGKIAEIKKDYDEALRYYKLAADKADKKTSQDKEAKAAIANLKKMKRDQRRKR; this is translated from the coding sequence ATGAAAAGCCTAGTCAAACATATAGCCACATACTGTTTCTTAACTGCATTTTCCATTCAATTTGCCTCTGCTCAATTGTATTCTTCGGCCGAACTGGACAAGAATTACGATATGATCCTGAAAAATCCCAGCGTTCAGATTGAGTCCACAGAGGCGATTAATATGCTTTATAATTACAAATTTGCGGAAGCGGACACTGAATTCCGCTGGCTGAAATATCGCTATCCAAAGCATCCTATGCCGCACTTTCTGATGGGACTTGCCGAATGGTGGAAAATCGTGCCGAATACGGAAAATGAATCGCATGACAAGGCTTTTCTGGCACAAATGGATTCCACCATTAACCTGGCGGAAGTCCTTTATGATAAAGAGAAAAATAAAGTAGAGCCTGCATTCTTCCTGGCTGCGGCTTATGCATTCAAAGGACGGTTGTATGCCGAAAGAGAAAGCTGGACAAAAGCGGCTTTTGCTGGCAAGAAGTCTTTGAAATACTTTGAACAATGCAAAGGAAATGGCGATCTGACGCCGGAATTGCTCTTTGGCGACGGTCTTTACAATTATTATGCGGAATGGGTCCCGAAAGAATATCCGATTTTAAAGCCCATCATGTCGCTATTTCCAAAGGGCAACAAGAAGCTCGGTGAACAGCAATTGGAAAAAGTAGGAAACAATGCATTTTACACGCGTGTGGAAGCCCGTTACTTTCTCTTGCAGATTTACAGCATGGAGAATGAGTACAGCAAAGCATATGAAATGGCGAAATACATGTGGCAGACCTATCCCAACAATCCGTATTTCGAGCGTTATTTTTGCCGGACCGCATTTGTAACAGGCAAAATGGCCGAAGCCGAAAAGGCTGCGCAGAACATTATTGATAAAATAAGCAGCGGAATGCCGGGATATGAAGGCGTGAGTGGCCGCAATGCTGCTTATGTGCTTGCTTATTATAACATGACGTATCACAAAAATTATGACGCGGCGTCCAAATATTATCAGAAAGCCATTGACTATTCCACTCAAACCAACTCAATGAATGCCGGTTACTACGTTTCATCGCTGATTGGACTGGGTAAAATAGCAGAGATTAAAAAAGATTACGACGAAGCGCTGCGCTACTACAAGCTGGCGGCTGACAAAGCTGATAAGAAAACCAGTCAGGATAAAGAAGCCAAGGCGGCCATTGCTAATCTTAAAAAGATGAAGCGCGACCAGCGAAGGAAGCGCTAA
- a CDS encoding dipeptidase, with the protein MLDYIDKNRDRFLNELLDLLRIPSVSADSKFKPDMLKAAEFVRDRIAEAGADRVEIYETAGHPVVYGEKIIDPALPTVLIYGHYDVQPADPYELWNSPPFEPVIKNERIYARGSCDDKGQFYMHIKALETMLATDNLTCNVKIMIEGEEEIGSSNLGSFVSAHKEMLKCDTILISDTSIIANDVPSIETGLRGLTYVEVEVVGANRDLHSGVYGGGVANPINVLCEMIASLKDENGHITIPGFYDNVEELTTEERAALNAAPFDLEEYKKDLHIDDIMGEAGYSTIERTSVRPTLDVNGIWGGYIGEGAKTVLPSKANAKISMRLVPNQTDDEILALFTRHFESIAPASVKVKVSPHHGGLPYVTPTDSVEYKAAEMAMEESFGKKPIPTRGGGSIPIVALFEQELGCKSILMGFGLDIDALHSPNESYGLFNYYKGIETIPLFFKHYAELKAVKA; encoded by the coding sequence ATGCTTGATTATATTGATAAAAACCGCGACCGATTTTTAAATGAGCTTCTGGATCTGCTGAGGATCCCATCTGTAAGCGCCGATTCCAAATTTAAGCCAGACATGCTTAAAGCAGCCGAATTCGTGCGTGATCGGATTGCAGAGGCTGGCGCGGATCGTGTTGAAATTTACGAGACGGCTGGCCATCCGGTTGTTTACGGCGAAAAGATCATTGATCCAGCGCTTCCTACGGTGCTGATTTACGGACATTATGACGTCCAGCCAGCTGATCCATATGAGCTTTGGAATTCCCCGCCATTTGAGCCGGTGATTAAAAATGAGCGCATTTATGCAAGAGGTTCCTGCGATGATAAGGGCCAGTTTTATATGCACATTAAGGCATTGGAAACCATGCTGGCAACCGATAACCTGACTTGTAATGTAAAAATTATGATCGAAGGTGAAGAAGAAATTGGCTCTTCGAATCTTGGATCATTTGTCAGCGCACATAAGGAAATGCTGAAATGCGACACCATCCTGATTTCCGACACAAGCATTATCGCCAATGATGTGCCTTCCATTGAAACCGGCCTGCGCGGACTGACTTACGTAGAAGTGGAAGTCGTAGGGGCCAACCGTGACTTACATTCGGGCGTTTACGGCGGCGGCGTTGCTAACCCCATCAATGTGCTTTGCGAAATGATTGCGTCGCTTAAAGATGAAAACGGCCACATTACCATTCCGGGCTTTTACGACAATGTGGAAGAGCTCACCACCGAAGAACGGGCAGCATTAAACGCAGCGCCATTTGATCTGGAAGAATACAAAAAGGATCTCCATATCGACGACATTATGGGCGAGGCTGGTTACTCGACCATTGAAAGAACTTCCGTGCGGCCAACATTGGATGTGAACGGAATCTGGGGCGGCTATATCGGCGAAGGTGCGAAAACCGTGCTTCCATCGAAGGCAAATGCAAAAATCTCCATGCGCCTGGTTCCTAACCAAACGGACGATGAAATCCTTGCACTATTTACCAGACATTTCGAATCAATCGCGCCAGCATCTGTAAAAGTAAAGGTCTCTCCACATCACGGCGGCCTGCCTTATGTCACGCCAACCGATTCTGTGGAATATAAGGCTGCTGAAATGGCAATGGAAGAATCTTTTGGCAAGAAACCAATTCCAACCCGCGGCGGTGGAAGCATTCCTATTGTTGCATTATTTGAGCAGGAGCTGGGCTGTAAAAGCATTCTCATGGGCTTTGGACTAGATATTGATGCTTTGCATTCTCCTAACGAGAGTTATGGGCTATTCAATTATTACAAAGGCATCGAAACGATTCCGCTGTTTTTTAAACATTATGCGGAGTTGAAAGCTGTAAAGGCATAA
- the plsY gene encoding glycerol-3-phosphate 1-O-acyltransferase PlsY — protein MSIALLITTIIAAYLLGSIPSSVWYGIGYFGIDVRKHGSGNAGATNTFRILGKRAGTVVMLIDVLKGWTATCLASMLFYMNAIGETELLMYKIIFGIIAIIGHIFPVFVKFKGGKGIATLLGMVLAIQPELASVCIAIFILTLLASQYVSLSSILATLAFPVLSWLGVFGHPEPLLIVFGFTMFVLVVFTHKKNIVRLMNGNENRVSLFAKSKANNGR, from the coding sequence ATGAGTATTGCCTTATTAATAACTACGATTATCGCTGCCTATTTGTTGGGATCAATCCCGAGTTCAGTTTGGTACGGAATAGGATATTTTGGAATTGATGTAAGAAAACATGGCAGCGGAAATGCCGGCGCGACAAACACTTTCCGGATTTTGGGAAAACGCGCAGGGACGGTTGTAATGCTGATTGATGTATTGAAAGGTTGGACAGCAACATGCCTCGCTTCGATGCTGTTTTATATGAATGCGATCGGCGAAACCGAGCTTTTGATGTACAAGATCATTTTTGGGATCATCGCTATCATCGGTCATATTTTCCCGGTTTTTGTAAAATTTAAAGGCGGTAAGGGAATTGCTACATTGCTTGGTATGGTGCTCGCTATTCAGCCGGAACTTGCTTCTGTTTGCATCGCGATTTTCATTCTGACATTACTGGCTTCTCAATATGTTTCGTTAAGCTCTATTCTGGCGACGCTTGCGTTTCCGGTGCTTTCCTGGCTGGGCGTTTTTGGCCATCCAGAGCCGTTGCTGATCGTTTTTGGATTTACAATGTTTGTGCTGGTTGTTTTTACACACAAAAAGAACATTGTAAGGCTTATGAATGGCAATGAAAACAGGGTAAGTCTTTTTGCAAAATCAAAAGCGAACAACGGTCGCTAA
- the prmA gene encoding 50S ribosomal protein L11 methyltransferase produces the protein MNYIEVDLKIDADFVEILMAELGEVGFESFVETEEGLLAYIQENDFDAQNLQDLTAKYLELTTIAATWKSLERRNWNEEWEKSYEPIEVGDQIRVRATFHEPDPAFKYDLLIQPKMSFGTGHHETTWLVMNEQLSLPHQGISVMDVGCGTGILSILAAKLGAAQLLGFDIDEWAVENTKENFLMNNLAAEAGVFQGTITEVPEGQMFGGILANINRNILLSEIPAYVKHLQPGGWLVTSGFYETDQADIEQCALENGLTKINSNTRNQWACVVFKS, from the coding sequence ATGAACTACATCGAAGTTGACCTTAAAATTGACGCGGATTTTGTTGAAATATTGATGGCGGAGTTGGGGGAGGTGGGATTTGAGTCTTTTGTGGAGACGGAGGAGGGGCTTTTGGCTTATATTCAGGAAAATGATTTTGATGCGCAAAACTTGCAGGATCTTACTGCCAAATACCTGGAATTAACGACAATAGCGGCCACGTGGAAATCGTTAGAAAGAAGAAATTGGAATGAGGAGTGGGAAAAAAGCTACGAGCCAATAGAAGTTGGTGACCAGATCCGGGTGAGGGCCACCTTTCACGAGCCGGACCCTGCATTTAAATATGATTTGCTGATCCAACCGAAAATGTCTTTTGGCACCGGACATCACGAAACCACGTGGCTCGTCATGAACGAGCAGCTGAGTTTGCCGCACCAGGGAATATCGGTCATGGATGTGGGTTGCGGAACAGGGATCCTGTCCATTCTGGCTGCAAAATTAGGCGCAGCGCAGTTGTTGGGGTTTGATATCGACGAATGGGCTGTTGAGAATACAAAAGAGAATTTTTTAATGAATAATCTGGCTGCCGAGGCCGGGGTTTTCCAGGGAACAATCACAGAAGTGCCGGAAGGACAAATGTTTGGCGGGATATTGGCCAACATTAACCGGAACATTCTATTAAGCGAAATCCCTGCTTACGTAAAACATTTACAGCCCGGCGGCTGGCTGGTTACCAGCGGATTTTATGAAACGGATCAGGCTGATATTGAGCAATGTGCATTGGAAAACGGTTTGACAAAAATCAATTCCAACACGCGCAATCAATGGGCCTGTGTTGTATTTAAAAGTTGA
- a CDS encoding glycogen synthase, with protein MEPFVKTTKKNVLFEVAWEVCNQVGGIYTVIRTKVPAMVERWEDNYFLLGPYFEKKASSEFEIISDLEDSPAGRVVKRMRDMGYNVFYGYWLVTGKPRVILFDLDSIMHELDTIKFNLWERSRIPTINVEHLVNQTLCFGEFVRLFLKEYAEENAKREEIFAQFHEWMASSGLPDLKRDNVKIATTFTTHATMLGRYLAQNVSGFYSKLPFFDWEQEAKNYGILAQCSVERQAALSAHVLTTVSDVTARECEVFLDRMPDLVTPNGLNVQRFQAVHEFQNLHLKHKERIHEFVLGHFFPSYSFDLDKTLYFFTSGRYEYSNKGYDLTLEALARLNWKMVQANMDMTVVMFIVTKQPYYSVNPDVLQSRAVLNELQETCTAIEKEVGEKLFLAAASGADHKMPDLNNFVDEYWRLRLRRTIQTWKTDKLPAFVTHDLKEEDGITEFCKTANLVNNERDRVKIVYHPDFISSTNPLFGLDYGQFVRGCHLGVFPSYYEPWGYTPLECVVRGVPTVTSDLSGFGDYIMQIMRDYENRGIYVINRKSQTFTQAADQLADILFKFVRMQRRDRIMQRNRVENISDVFDWMNLRSYYDTAHDLAAKRRKP; from the coding sequence TTGGAACCATTTGTCAAAACCACTAAGAAAAACGTCCTGTTTGAAGTTGCATGGGAGGTTTGTAACCAAGTTGGAGGAATTTATACTGTAATACGGACCAAGGTCCCTGCAATGGTAGAAAGGTGGGAAGACAACTACTTCTTGCTAGGCCCATATTTTGAGAAAAAAGCGTCATCCGAATTTGAAATAATCAGTGATCTGGAGGATTCTCCGGCAGGCCGCGTTGTGAAGCGTATGCGCGACATGGGTTACAATGTATTTTATGGCTATTGGCTCGTAACGGGCAAGCCGCGCGTCATTCTGTTTGATCTGGACAGCATCATGCATGAGCTGGACACCATCAAATTCAACCTTTGGGAACGCAGCAGGATTCCAACCATTAATGTGGAACACCTGGTGAATCAAACCCTTTGTTTTGGAGAATTCGTTAGGCTTTTTCTGAAAGAATATGCCGAAGAGAATGCAAAACGCGAGGAAATTTTTGCGCAGTTCCATGAGTGGATGGCCAGCAGCGGATTGCCTGACCTGAAAAGGGATAATGTTAAGATAGCAACCACTTTTACGACCCATGCCACTATGCTGGGCCGTTATCTTGCGCAGAATGTCAGCGGGTTTTACAGCAAGCTGCCCTTTTTCGATTGGGAACAGGAAGCGAAAAATTACGGGATCCTGGCGCAATGTTCGGTTGAACGGCAGGCAGCATTAAGTGCCCATGTATTAACAACGGTAAGTGATGTTACTGCCCGTGAATGCGAAGTTTTCCTGGACCGCATGCCCGATCTGGTGACACCTAATGGACTGAATGTGCAGCGTTTCCAGGCAGTTCATGAATTTCAAAACCTGCATTTAAAGCATAAAGAACGTATTCACGAGTTTGTTCTGGGACATTTCTTCCCGAGCTATTCATTTGATTTAGATAAAACACTTTACTTCTTCACTTCGGGCCGTTACGAATACAGTAACAAGGGTTATGACCTTACCTTGGAAGCATTGGCCCGGCTGAACTGGAAGATGGTCCAGGCGAATATGGATATGACGGTTGTCATGTTTATTGTGACCAAACAGCCTTACTATTCTGTGAATCCGGATGTGCTGCAATCGAGGGCGGTGTTAAATGAGTTGCAGGAAACTTGTACAGCCATCGAGAAAGAAGTAGGAGAAAAGCTTTTCCTGGCAGCAGCTTCTGGCGCTGACCATAAAATGCCGGATCTGAATAATTTCGTAGATGAATATTGGAGATTAAGGCTCAGAAGAACGATTCAAACTTGGAAAACGGATAAGTTACCTGCCTTTGTAACGCACGATCTGAAAGAGGAAGATGGCATTACTGAGTTTTGCAAGACAGCAAATCTTGTCAACAATGAGCGGGATAGGGTTAAAATCGTTTATCACCCTGATTTCATTTCCTCAACAAACCCACTTTTCGGACTTGATTACGGGCAATTTGTTCGTGGCTGTCACTTAGGCGTGTTCCCAAGTTATTATGAACCATGGGGTTATACACCATTGGAATGTGTAGTTAGAGGTGTTCCGACCGTAACAAGTGATCTTTCCGGTTTCGGGGATTACATTATGCAAATCATGCGGGATTACGAAAACCGCGGCATTTACGTCATCAACCGAAAGTCCCAGACATTCACCCAAGCCGCCGACCAGCTCGCCGACATTCTCTTCAAATTCGTAAGAATGCAACGCCGCGACCGCATCATGCAAAGAAACCGCGTAGAAAACATCTCAGATGTATTCGACTGGATGAACCTGCGGTCTTATTATGACACCGCGCATGATCTTGCAGCGAAGCGGAGAAAGCCTTGA
- a CDS encoding glycoside hydrolase family 10 protein, with protein sequence MESCIAQTTDTEEILPPKREFRAVWIATVDNIDWPSSKNLIPEQQQQEFSTLLDFHKRVGMNAVFVQVRAAGDAFYAKSPEPWSEWLTGRQGRQPYPMWDPLDYMVTEAHKRGLEFHAWLNLNRLVHKSSTSVSADNVSKIHPEWILSYDGYKLFNFGIPEVRQFITDMTVNVAKNYDVDGIHFDDYFYPYAAPGQVIQDEATYQKYGAGFANKADWRRHNIDLLVKQIHDGLAAVKPKLKFGISPFGVWRNKDRDAEGSKTFGALASYDDLFADSRRWIKEGWIDYIAPQVYFSSGFSRVPYKNLVDWWTENSYERHLYIGMGAYRVGYRDRDKHWSNPLEIPNQVRYLRESETDGAIFFSSRSLKGNSLGFVDSLRQDFFRYPSLVPTMPWKDRIAPLSPRSLKATLLSKGLELTWERPEPASDGDLAWYYVIYRFGPEEKATAHDPRRIIGMCYEGEKYVDMTAEAGKRYIYYVTAVDRLHNEGRPIGPLKVEVHDQKLVRF encoded by the coding sequence ATGGAAAGTTGTATTGCCCAAACTACCGATACTGAAGAAATTTTGCCTCCAAAAAGGGAATTCAGGGCAGTATGGATCGCTACTGTTGATAATATAGACTGGCCAAGCAGCAAAAATCTTATACCAGAGCAACAGCAACAGGAGTTTTCCACTCTTCTTGATTTTCATAAAAGAGTGGGAATGAATGCCGTTTTCGTGCAAGTGCGCGCGGCGGGTGATGCATTTTATGCCAAAAGTCCTGAACCCTGGTCGGAATGGCTTACCGGCCGGCAGGGGAGGCAGCCTTACCCGATGTGGGACCCGTTGGATTATATGGTTACAGAGGCGCATAAGCGCGGCCTTGAATTTCATGCGTGGCTAAATTTAAACCGCTTGGTGCATAAGTCTTCCACCAGCGTTTCGGCCGATAATGTCAGCAAAATACATCCCGAATGGATCCTCAGTTATGATGGATACAAGCTATTCAATTTCGGCATTCCGGAGGTAAGGCAGTTTATCACGGATATGACAGTGAATGTGGCCAAAAATTATGATGTCGATGGCATTCACTTTGATGATTATTTCTATCCCTATGCGGCTCCCGGTCAGGTTATCCAGGATGAGGCAACATACCAAAAGTACGGCGCAGGATTTGCCAATAAGGCGGATTGGAGAAGACACAACATTGACTTATTGGTAAAACAAATTCATGACGGCCTGGCAGCGGTTAAGCCGAAACTTAAATTCGGGATCAGTCCTTTCGGGGTTTGGAGAAATAAAGACCGTGATGCGGAAGGTTCCAAAACTTTTGGTGCATTGGCTTCCTATGACGACCTTTTTGCCGATAGCAGGCGCTGGATCAAGGAAGGGTGGATCGATTACATTGCACCGCAGGTTTATTTCTCGTCTGGATTTTCACGTGTTCCATACAAGAACCTGGTTGATTGGTGGACCGAAAATTCATACGAAAGACATTTATATATAGGAATGGGCGCTTACCGCGTAGGTTATAGGGATAGAGATAAACATTGGTCTAATCCATTGGAAATCCCTAATCAGGTCCGGTACTTGCGGGAAAGCGAGACGGATGGGGCGATTTTTTTCAGTTCGCGTTCGCTGAAAGGGAACAGTCTTGGCTTTGTTGATTCACTCCGCCAGGATTTTTTCCGTTACCCCTCGCTGGTTCCTACAATGCCCTGGAAAGACCGCATTGCCCCATTGTCTCCAAGAAGTTTAAAAGCAACATTGCTGTCCAAAGGACTCGAACTAACCTGGGAACGCCCTGAGCCCGCATCAGACGGGGATTTGGCTTGGTACTATGTCATTTACCGCTTTGGCCCCGAAGAAAAGGCCACGGCGCATGACCCGCGACGCATCATAGGCATGTGTTATGAGGGTGAAAAATATGTAGACATGACTGCCGAGGCAGGAAAAAGATACATATACTATGTTACGGCAGTGGACCGGTTGCATAACGAAGGACGCCCGATCGGGCCGTTAAAAGTGGAAGTCCATGATCAGAAGCTTGTGAGATTTTAG
- a CDS encoding NADH-quinone oxidoreductase subunit D: MSNTIQYEYKPEYLSVSGPTKYNSEMLRKEEMVLNMGPQHPSTHGVLRLEVVTDGEIIVDVVPHLGYLHRCFEKHAESLPFNQVIPYVDRLDYVASMNSEHAYVMGVERMLGIENDIPKRIEYIRVVVAELNRLASHFVALGTYAMDIGAYTPFLWMMRDREQILRLLEWTCGARMLYNYIWIGGLFYDLPVGFEERCLEFVKYLKPKLTELQQLVVDNKIFIQRTANVGVLPLPVAINYGCTGPMLRGSGLRYDLRKVDGYSVYPELDFEIPIGTGAMGTTGDCWDRTWVRVIECWESVKLIEQSLEQLTGDYKRTRDFDPQAVVPKKIRPKAMDFYVRGESPKGELGFFFRSDGRSDVPFRCRARSCCFHNLSVIGEITKGSLLADLVAVIGSIDVVMGEVDR, translated from the coding sequence ATGAGTAATACAATTCAATACGAGTATAAACCTGAGTATTTATCGGTTTCAGGCCCAACAAAATACAACTCCGAAATGCTTCGTAAAGAAGAAATGGTGTTGAATATGGGTCCGCAACATCCTAGTACTCACGGTGTCTTACGTTTGGAAGTGGTTACGGACGGGGAAATAATCGTAGATGTAGTCCCACATTTGGGTTACCTGCACCGGTGCTTCGAAAAGCACGCAGAATCACTGCCATTTAACCAGGTTATTCCTTATGTGGATCGCTTGGATTATGTGGCGTCAATGAATTCTGAACATGCTTATGTGATGGGCGTGGAAAGAATGCTCGGCATTGAAAATGATATTCCAAAACGCATTGAATACATCCGCGTAGTGGTTGCAGAGCTCAACCGGCTGGCTTCCCATTTCGTCGCGCTGGGCACTTATGCCATGGACATTGGCGCTTATACGCCTTTCTTGTGGATGATGCGCGACCGCGAGCAGATCCTCCGCTTGCTCGAATGGACCTGCGGCGCGAGAATGCTTTATAATTACATTTGGATCGGAGGCTTGTTTTACGATTTGCCTGTGGGTTTTGAAGAACGCTGCCTTGAATTTGTAAAATATCTGAAACCCAAGCTGACGGAGTTGCAGCAGCTTGTGGTTGATAACAAAATTTTCATCCAGCGCACAGCAAATGTGGGCGTATTGCCCTTGCCGGTTGCCATTAATTACGGCTGCACGGGCCCAATGCTCCGCGGTTCCGGATTGCGTTACGATTTGAGAAAAGTAGACGGCTATTCCGTTTATCCCGAGCTGGATTTTGAGATACCCATCGGCACAGGCGCCATGGGCACAACCGGTGATTGCTGGGACCGGACGTGGGTGCGTGTGATAGAATGCTGGGAATCAGTGAAGTTAATAGAGCAAAGCCTCGAACAACTTACGGGAGACTACAAGCGAACCCGCGATTTCGATCCGCAGGCCGTCGTTCCCAAGAAAATCCGCCCCAAGGCAATGGATTTCTACGTCCGTGGCGAAAGTCCGAAAGGCGAGCTAGGCTTCTTTTTCCGTTCCGACGGCCGTTCCGACGTTCCGTTTCGTTGCAGGGCCAGGTCATGCTGTTTTCACAACCTTTCTGTGATCGGAGAAATTACAAAAGGGTCGTTACTAGCGGACCTGGTGGCCGTGATCGGGTCTATTGACGTGGTAATGGGAGAAGTGGATCGATAA